From the Vibrio metoecus genome, one window contains:
- a CDS encoding Fe(3+) ABC transporter substrate-binding protein — translation MKKLLTLSAIACGVLAPSAMAAEEVNVYSYRQPFLIEPMFQEFTKETGIKVNVKFAKEGIAEKLAQEGEYSPADVILTAEFSRLFELTEKGLTQPLDSKVIEENIPAQYRDSGDEWFALTQRTRSVYSSRDRVGKLGDDFDYMDLAKPEFKGKICTRSGKHPYNIALVASIIANHGEAEAKTWLEGVKANLARKPQGNDRDQVRAIKEGLCDVSLGNSYYLGAMLNDEKQKSWAEAVYINFPGQNAQGTHVNVSGMAMAKYSPNRDNAVKLMEFLTGATAQQMYAEVNYEYPIKEGVKRSELVTSWGDFKADSLPLEKVADNNAAAIKLIDEVKFDL, via the coding sequence ATGAAAAAGCTGCTCACGTTGTCTGCGATTGCTTGTGGTGTACTGGCTCCTTCGGCAATGGCCGCCGAAGAAGTGAATGTTTACTCTTACCGCCAACCGTTTCTGATTGAACCTATGTTCCAAGAGTTCACTAAAGAAACGGGCATCAAAGTTAACGTGAAATTTGCTAAGGAAGGCATTGCTGAAAAACTTGCGCAAGAAGGCGAATACAGCCCAGCGGATGTGATTTTAACTGCCGAATTCAGCCGTCTGTTTGAGCTGACGGAAAAAGGCCTGACTCAACCACTGGATAGCAAAGTGATTGAAGAGAATATTCCAGCTCAATACCGTGATAGTGGTGATGAGTGGTTCGCACTGACGCAGCGTACTCGTAGTGTGTATTCTTCACGCGACCGCGTAGGCAAGTTGGGTGATGATTTCGATTATATGGATCTCGCTAAGCCAGAGTTCAAAGGCAAAATTTGTACTCGTAGCGGTAAGCATCCGTACAACATCGCGCTTGTGGCTTCTATCATCGCTAACCATGGTGAAGCCGAAGCAAAAACTTGGCTGGAAGGTGTAAAGGCGAATCTGGCTCGTAAACCACAAGGCAATGACCGCGACCAAGTTCGCGCGATCAAAGAAGGTCTGTGTGATGTGTCATTGGGTAACAGCTACTACTTAGGTGCAATGCTTAACGACGAGAAGCAAAAATCGTGGGCAGAAGCAGTATACATCAACTTCCCAGGTCAAAATGCGCAAGGCACTCATGTGAACGTGAGTGGTATGGCAATGGCGAAATACTCACCAAACCGTGACAACGCGGTTAAGCTGATGGAGTTTTTGACGGGGGCGACGGCACAGCAAATGTATGCAGAAGTGAACTACGAATACCCAATTAAAGAGGGTGTAAAGCGTTCAGAATTGGTGACTTCTTGGGGTGACTTTAAAGCGGACAGCCTGCCTCTTGAAAAAGTGGCGGATAACAATGCTGCTGCGATCAAATTGATCGACGAAGTCAAATTTGACCTGTAA
- a CDS encoding ABC transporter permease translates to MKEKYFAWKTSSLVLTTLLVLPILAIFYTAFGNSDEVFAHLLATVMPTYIFNTLVLTISVLLLALLFGVPSAWLIAMCKLPGERWLQWALVLPLAMPAYIIGYLFTHWFDYAGPIQIVLRDLTGWQAGSYWFPDIRSLGGASVVLALVLYPYVYLLCRAAFMEQNVTLLQSARLLRCTPWQSFWRISLPLARPAIAVGLSLVAMETIGDFGTVSLFAVNTLTTAVYDTWLGYSNLNAAAKISAVMLVIVLLLLSSERYSRRRQKLYQTQFNSHEEYRYTLKGWRLWAALVWCWGLVAVAFILPLLQLISYAWTYFAQSWTTQFREYALNSFTVSISAAVIAVLVALIANFYARLQNNRTSVALMRLSSMGYAVPGTVLAIGILVPVLALDHLVNDIAKMMEWGRPGLIFSGSVFAIVFALVVRFSAVAIGSIESSLSKVSPSLDMAARTMGCHANQMLKRVHLPLIRRGALIAGLLVFIESMKELNAAILLRPFNFETLATYVYNYASDERLELAALPAILLVLVGLIPLVIVNRSLEQKH, encoded by the coding sequence ATGAAAGAAAAATATTTTGCATGGAAAACCAGCAGCCTTGTGTTAACCACTCTGCTGGTTTTACCGATCTTAGCGATCTTCTATACCGCATTTGGCAACAGTGATGAGGTTTTTGCTCATCTACTGGCGACTGTGATGCCCACCTATATTTTCAATACCTTAGTATTGACGATCTCCGTACTGCTATTGGCTTTGCTATTTGGCGTGCCCTCTGCATGGCTTATCGCCATGTGCAAGCTTCCGGGCGAGCGTTGGCTGCAGTGGGCGCTTGTCTTACCCTTGGCGATGCCTGCCTACATTATTGGTTATCTGTTCACTCATTGGTTTGATTACGCCGGCCCTATTCAAATCGTTTTGCGCGATCTAACAGGTTGGCAAGCTGGCAGCTATTGGTTTCCCGATATTCGAAGTTTAGGCGGCGCGAGTGTGGTGCTAGCGCTGGTACTTTATCCTTACGTGTATCTACTGTGCCGTGCGGCCTTTATGGAACAGAACGTCACTTTGCTCCAATCGGCTCGTTTACTGAGATGCACACCGTGGCAGAGCTTTTGGCGTATCTCTTTGCCATTAGCGCGCCCTGCGATTGCGGTGGGCTTGTCTTTGGTGGCAATGGAAACCATTGGGGATTTCGGCACCGTAAGCCTGTTTGCGGTGAATACCTTAACTACAGCGGTTTACGATACTTGGCTTGGATACTCAAACCTCAATGCGGCGGCGAAAATCTCAGCAGTTATGTTGGTGATCGTGCTATTGCTGCTCAGTAGCGAACGCTATAGCCGACGTCGACAAAAACTGTATCAAACCCAATTTAATAGCCATGAAGAGTATCGCTATACCTTAAAAGGCTGGCGCTTGTGGGCGGCCTTAGTCTGGTGTTGGGGATTGGTGGCGGTGGCGTTTATTTTGCCACTGTTGCAATTAATCAGTTACGCATGGACTTACTTTGCGCAAAGTTGGACAACGCAGTTTAGAGAGTACGCACTGAATAGTTTTACTGTCTCGATCAGTGCGGCTGTCATTGCTGTGTTGGTGGCTTTGATCGCCAATTTTTATGCCCGCTTGCAAAACAACCGTACCAGTGTTGCGTTGATGCGCCTTTCTTCCATGGGTTATGCGGTGCCGGGAACGGTGCTGGCGATTGGTATTTTGGTACCAGTGCTCGCTCTGGATCATCTGGTCAACGATATCGCTAAAATGATGGAGTGGGGACGTCCGGGGTTGATCTTCTCCGGAAGTGTGTTCGCGATTGTGTTTGCGCTGGTGGTGCGTTTTTCGGCGGTGGCGATTGGCAGTATTGAAAGTAGCTTAAGTAAAGTCTCACCTTCTTTGGATATGGCCGCACGTACCATGGGTTGCCATGCCAACCAAATGCTTAAACGTGTACACCTGCCGCTGATCCGCCGTGGTGCGTTAATTGCAGGATTGTTGGTGTTTATTGAATCGATGAAGGAGTTAAACGCGGCGATTTTATTACGCCCGTTTAACTTTGAAACGCTCGCCACTTACGTTTATAACTACGCTTCAGATGAGCGTTTGGAATTGGCTGCATTGCCTGCCATTTTACTCGTGTTGGTTGGGCTTATCCCACTTGTTATCGTTAACCGTTCTTTGGAGCAAAAGCACTGA
- a CDS encoding ammonium transporter: MELSTTVTELRYALDTFFFLISGALVMWMAAGFAMLEAGLVRSKNTTEILTKNFVLYAIACTTYLIVGYNIMYVDNSEGGWLPSIGALIGSQADGADHSLESDFFFQVVFVATAMSVVSGAVAERMKLWAFLIFSAILTAFIYPMEGYWTWGGGFLSAAGFSDFAGSGIVHLAGASAALAGVLLLGARKGKYGKNGEIYPIPGSNMPLATLGTFILWFGWFGFNGGSQLMLSDFENATSVGKIFLNTNAAAAAGSIAALLVCKTTWGKADLTMVLNGALAGLVAITADPLSPSPLYAVAIGVVAGALVVFSIIALDKVKIDDPVGAISVHGVCGFFGLMVVPLSNADATFGAQLLGAAVIFAWVFGASLLVWGVLKATMGIRVSEEEEMEGMDMHDCGVGAYPEFVTVK, encoded by the coding sequence ATGGAACTATCAACAACCGTGACAGAGCTGCGTTACGCACTCGACACCTTTTTCTTCCTGATTTCAGGAGCTCTAGTGATGTGGATGGCCGCTGGGTTTGCCATGCTCGAAGCAGGATTGGTTCGCTCCAAGAACACCACCGAAATTTTGACGAAAAACTTTGTTCTCTACGCGATTGCTTGTACCACTTATTTAATTGTTGGCTACAACATCATGTATGTCGATAACAGCGAAGGGGGTTGGCTGCCTTCGATTGGTGCGCTGATTGGTTCACAAGCCGACGGTGCGGATCACTCTTTGGAGTCAGACTTTTTCTTCCAAGTGGTGTTTGTGGCAACCGCGATGTCAGTGGTATCCGGTGCGGTGGCTGAGCGCATGAAGCTTTGGGCATTTTTGATTTTCTCTGCGATTTTGACGGCGTTCATTTACCCAATGGAAGGTTACTGGACTTGGGGTGGTGGTTTCCTTTCTGCGGCAGGTTTTAGTGATTTTGCGGGCTCAGGCATCGTACATTTGGCGGGAGCTTCTGCGGCATTAGCCGGTGTACTTCTGCTAGGGGCGCGCAAGGGTAAATATGGCAAGAATGGCGAAATTTACCCAATCCCAGGCTCAAACATGCCATTGGCTACCTTAGGTACGTTCATTTTGTGGTTTGGCTGGTTTGGTTTTAACGGTGGCTCACAACTGATGTTATCGGATTTTGAAAACGCCACCTCCGTCGGTAAGATTTTCCTTAATACCAATGCCGCTGCCGCGGCGGGTTCTATCGCCGCACTGTTGGTGTGTAAAACCACCTGGGGTAAAGCAGACCTGACTATGGTACTCAACGGCGCTTTAGCTGGCTTGGTAGCGATTACCGCGGATCCATTATCACCATCTCCTTTATATGCGGTGGCGATTGGTGTGGTTGCCGGTGCTCTGGTGGTGTTTAGCATTATCGCGCTTGATAAAGTCAAAATTGATGATCCAGTGGGTGCGATTTCCGTTCACGGTGTGTGTGGTTTCTTCGGTCTGATGGTGGTGCCACTGAGCAATGCTGATGCAACTTTTGGTGCACAATTGTTGGGTGCTGCAGTGATCTTCGCGTGGGTATTTGGGGCAAGCCTACTGGTGTGGGGCGTACTCAAAGCGACGATGGGGATCCGAGTCTCTGAAGAAGAAGAGATGGAAGGAATGGATATGCACGATTGTGGTGTCGGAGCTTACCCTGAATTCGTGACCGTTAAGTAA
- the acnB gene encoding bifunctional aconitate hydratase 2/2-methylisocitrate dehydratase: MLEAYRKHVAERAAEGVVPKPLDAEQVAGLVELLKNPPQGEEAFILDLLENRIPPGVDEAAYVKAGFLTAVTKGQVTSPLVSREKAAELLGTMQGGYNIEPLIELLDDNALAPIAAKALSHTLLMFDNFYDVEEKAKAGNAFAKQVLQSWADAEWFLSKPALAEKVTLTVFKVTGETNTDDLSPAPDAWSRPDIPVHALAMLKNARDGIEPDVAGKVGPIKQIEALKTKGHQLVYVGDVVGTGSSRKSATNSVLWFMGDDIPNVPNKRTGGYVLGGKIAPIFFNTMEDAGALPIEVDVSKLNMGDVIDVYPFEGKVCNHATGEVLATFKLKTDVLYDEVRAGGRIPLIVGRGLTDKARHALGLEASKEFRRPVAVADNGKGYSLAQKMVGKACGVQGIRPGTYCEPKMTTVGSQDTTGPMTRDELKDLACLGFSADLVMQSFCHTSAYPKPVDVQTHHTLPDFIMNRGGVSLRPGDGVIHSWLNRMLLPDTVGTGGDSHTRFPLGISFPAGSGLVAFAAATGVMPLDMPESILVRFKGKMQPGITLRDLVHAIPYYGIKQGLLTVEKAGKINEFSGRILEIEGVEHLTVEQAFELSDASAERSAAGCTVKLSQASIEEYLNSNIVMLKWMIAEGYGDRRTIERRIKAMEAWLANPALMEADKDAEYAHVIEIDLADIKEPILCAPNDPDDARLLSECAGETINEVFIGSCMTNIGHFRAAGKLLDKFNGQLNTRLWVAPPTKMDRDQLTEEGYYGIFGRAGVRIETPGCSLCMGNQARVADKATVMSTSTRNFPNRLGTGANVYLSSAELAAVGAILGRIPSVAEYMEYAKQIDAAAADTYRYLNFHRMGQYTSKADSVIFQEPA; encoded by the coding sequence GTGCTTGAAGCCTACCGTAAACACGTCGCAGAGCGTGCCGCTGAAGGAGTTGTACCTAAACCCCTAGACGCAGAGCAAGTCGCAGGACTTGTCGAACTTCTGAAAAATCCCCCACAAGGTGAAGAAGCCTTCATTCTTGATCTACTTGAAAATCGTATTCCTCCTGGTGTTGATGAAGCGGCTTACGTGAAAGCGGGTTTCTTGACTGCTGTAACCAAAGGACAAGTGACATCGCCTTTGGTGAGTCGTGAAAAAGCGGCAGAGCTACTGGGTACGATGCAAGGTGGTTACAACATTGAACCGCTGATTGAATTACTTGACGATAATGCACTCGCGCCAATTGCTGCGAAAGCGTTATCTCATACCTTATTGATGTTTGATAACTTCTACGATGTAGAAGAAAAAGCCAAAGCGGGTAATGCATTCGCCAAACAAGTGCTGCAATCTTGGGCGGATGCTGAATGGTTCCTGTCTAAGCCAGCGTTGGCCGAAAAAGTCACTTTAACCGTATTTAAAGTGACCGGTGAAACCAACACAGACGATCTGTCTCCGGCGCCGGATGCATGGTCACGCCCTGATATTCCTGTGCATGCGTTAGCCATGCTGAAAAACGCTCGTGATGGCATTGAACCAGATGTAGCGGGCAAAGTTGGCCCGATCAAACAGATCGAAGCTCTCAAAACCAAAGGTCACCAACTGGTTTATGTGGGTGACGTGGTGGGTACTGGCTCATCGCGTAAATCTGCAACCAACTCCGTGTTGTGGTTTATGGGAGACGACATTCCGAACGTACCGAACAAACGTACTGGAGGTTATGTTTTGGGCGGTAAAATTGCCCCAATCTTCTTTAACACGATGGAAGATGCTGGCGCGCTGCCGATCGAAGTGGATGTCTCCAAGCTTAATATGGGCGATGTGATCGACGTTTACCCATTCGAAGGCAAAGTGTGTAACCACGCGACGGGCGAAGTGTTGGCGACTTTCAAACTGAAAACCGATGTACTGTACGATGAAGTACGTGCGGGCGGCCGTATTCCATTGATCGTTGGACGTGGTTTGACCGATAAAGCGCGTCACGCGTTAGGTTTGGAAGCATCAAAAGAATTCCGTCGCCCAGTGGCGGTGGCCGATAACGGTAAAGGTTACTCGCTGGCACAGAAAATGGTGGGTAAAGCGTGTGGTGTGCAAGGCATTCGCCCAGGTACGTACTGCGAACCTAAGATGACCACTGTGGGTTCGCAAGATACCACAGGCCCAATGACGCGTGATGAACTGAAAGATTTGGCGTGTTTGGGCTTCTCTGCTGATTTAGTGATGCAGTCTTTCTGTCACACTTCCGCGTATCCAAAACCGGTTGACGTTCAAACGCATCACACACTGCCGGATTTCATCATGAACCGCGGTGGTGTTTCACTGCGTCCGGGGGATGGTGTTATCCACTCATGGCTAAACCGTATGTTGCTCCCTGATACAGTTGGTACCGGCGGTGACTCACATACGCGTTTCCCATTGGGTATTTCTTTCCCTGCGGGTTCTGGTCTGGTGGCGTTTGCGGCTGCGACTGGGGTAATGCCTCTGGATATGCCGGAATCGATTCTGGTGCGCTTCAAAGGAAAAATGCAACCTGGGATCACCTTGCGTGATCTGGTGCATGCCATCCCTTACTACGGCATCAAACAAGGTCTGCTCACGGTAGAAAAAGCGGGCAAGATCAACGAATTCTCTGGTCGTATTCTGGAGATCGAAGGGGTTGAACACCTGACGGTTGAACAAGCTTTTGAACTTTCAGATGCGTCTGCAGAACGTTCTGCGGCAGGTTGTACCGTGAAGCTTTCACAAGCGTCAATTGAAGAGTACCTCAACTCGAACATCGTGATGTTGAAGTGGATGATTGCTGAAGGTTATGGCGATCGCCGTACCATTGAACGCCGCATTAAAGCGATGGAAGCGTGGTTAGCCAACCCTGCATTGATGGAAGCAGACAAAGATGCCGAATACGCGCATGTGATTGAAATTGATCTGGCAGACATCAAAGAGCCTATCTTGTGTGCACCAAACGATCCGGATGATGCACGTCTGCTCTCTGAGTGCGCGGGTGAAACCATCAACGAAGTCTTCATTGGATCTTGTATGACCAATATTGGTCATTTCCGTGCCGCCGGTAAATTGCTTGATAAATTCAACGGTCAGTTGAACACACGCCTGTGGGTGGCTCCGCCAACTAAGATGGATCGTGACCAACTGACGGAAGAAGGTTACTACGGTATTTTTGGTCGCGCTGGGGTGCGTATTGAAACTCCGGGATGTTCGCTGTGTATGGGTAACCAAGCGCGCGTAGCGGACAAAGCAACGGTGATGTCAACTTCAACACGTAACTTCCCGAACCGTTTGGGTACTGGTGCTAACGTGTACCTCTCTTCTGCTGAATTAGCGGCAGTTGGGGCGATTCTGGGCCGCATCCCAAGCGTGGCAGAGTACATGGAGTACGCGAAGCAGATTGATGCGGCGGCAGCGGATACCTACCGTTACCTCAACTTCCACCGTATGGGGCAATACACCAGCAAAGCGGATTCAGTGATTTTCCAAGAACCTGCATAA
- a CDS encoding YacL family protein: MEFEFIKNTLLGEYSVRCSMEHQIVGRWLQEEIGQDQAKLHQVFALIEQAEHSPAQEFLWTGREISLLIQGDEITVQDNALAYESEHELETDFSLYDSESVAACGREDFMALLNQWQNFVHRK; encoded by the coding sequence ATGGAATTTGAATTTATTAAAAATACCTTGTTGGGTGAGTATTCCGTGCGATGCAGTATGGAGCATCAAATTGTCGGACGTTGGCTACAAGAAGAGATTGGTCAAGATCAAGCTAAACTGCATCAAGTTTTTGCACTGATTGAACAAGCAGAGCATTCGCCAGCTCAAGAGTTTCTATGGACTGGTCGAGAGATTTCTCTACTGATCCAGGGGGATGAGATCACGGTGCAAGACAATGCACTTGCCTATGAGAGTGAGCATGAGCTAGAAACGGATTTTTCACTGTACGACAGTGAAAGTGTCGCAGCCTGTGGGCGAGAGGACTTTATGGCACTCTTGAACCAATGGCAGAATTTTGTGCATCGAAAATAA
- the glnK gene encoding P-II family nitrogen regulator: MKLISAIIKPFKLDDVREALADVGIEGMTVSEVKGFGRQKGHTELYRGAEYQVDFLPKVKIEIATQSDNVDRVVEAIIKAAHTGKIGDGKIFVYDLSQAVRIRTGEMDSEAL, from the coding sequence ATGAAACTGATTAGCGCAATCATTAAACCATTCAAGTTGGATGATGTTCGTGAGGCACTTGCGGATGTAGGTATCGAGGGGATGACGGTGTCTGAAGTGAAAGGCTTTGGACGTCAGAAAGGGCACACAGAGTTGTATCGTGGTGCAGAATATCAAGTGGACTTTCTCCCTAAAGTCAAAATTGAAATCGCTACGCAAAGCGACAATGTGGATCGCGTGGTGGAGGCGATCATTAAAGCGGCACACACCGGAAAAATTGGTGATGGCAAAATCTTTGTGTATGACCTAAGCCAAGCGGTACGTATCCGCACTGGTGAAATGGATTCTGAAGCCCTTTAA